A single Phragmites australis chromosome 4, lpPhrAust1.1, whole genome shotgun sequence DNA region contains:
- the LOC133914002 gene encoding protein FAR1-RELATED SEQUENCE 5-like produces MENQSGYCGKGLGLEVIRVYAMGRHHEHSAVRKQRRRETISMQSNIPTCPSPVTTQQFVRSDDDRSDFCARTMAASQPTPERTIDLTARMSIPSHASDTRTPPSTLAPEEMATPEEGLTFTHGDNVDESIIPKVGMFFPAEEDAYEFYKRYAKEAGFGIRWDRTKKIIREISCSLAGKWQYFKPGETRKRNKFSKKTGCKAYMKLKEVENEDREYDGKVMVENIRLLHNHPLAKTPTVTNQMECHKHKDETVMELVDELNTSNVPINCTINMLSEMHGGEQNVPLTARDIGNRKAGKTREENADDIGKLIEFFRYCHEQNPQFYWDVDCDKDGYIKNMFWSHASMQGDYADFGANDAMTFDTTYKTNAYEMPLAMFVGSNHHNQNAIFGCALLRHETIDAFRWLFGTFKRCMGGKTPRCILTDEDPSMKVAIPEMFPGIVHRLCRWHVVNKVQTKLNELYELHKELKDVFNSTINHPLTPTEFESAWAEMLSRFKLQDDPTLRSLYNIREMWVKAFFKHKYCGRMTSTQRSESTNMMVKNNFVNHTTVLHKFAKQMLKVIQRRRAAEAAEEYGGMCRTDESGWGFVDQLRRVYTRRVFEQVQRTVTSATRYRIDDDPVGGKTTTWTWEHTGLFCEHLIRAFMQAQVESIPGSYILRRYTRNARMELPFDRHDERLVGPDGTTQKYRQTTLLVVAMAIVRAGSMSRPAYDKAMKDLKILRGHIENLPADIGHSQGETSTITSRQGWEQTYSSQATDGMCTEENHDENIHTTTVNGIMESRAPHIINMVNRAPPPKAKTKGRRVDEGEKRTLGARGPKKCNRACKLCGIANGHNRGTCPENPKNKDRIAKLNQGPRKRGRPKGSGKSTVAGNKNKVYRSLDEDLHVRRVSENYSEEEYSVGDEENATTTDEDSE; encoded by the exons ATGGAGAATCAATCGGGATATTGCGGAAAAGGATTAGGGTTGGAGGTCATCCGAGTGTATGCCATGGGACGACACCATGAACACAGCGCTGTGCGTAAGCAGCGGCGGAGAGAGACGATCTCTATGCAAAGCAATATACCCACGTGCCCTTCACCCGTAACGACGCAGCAGTTTGTGCGATCTGATGATGACCGCAGCGACTTCTGTGCCCGAACCATGGCTGCGTCTCAACCAACTCCCGAGAGGACGATCGACCTGACAGCTCGGATGTCGATACCTTCTCATGCATCGGATACAAGGACACCTCCATCAACACTGGCGCCGGAAGAGATGGCAACACCTGAGGAGGGTCTAACATTTACTCAC GGAGACAATGTGGATGAATCCATTATACCAAAGGTGGGAATGTTCTTTCCAGCAGAGGAGGATGCGTATGAGTTCTACAAACGGTATGCAAAGGAGGCTGGATTTGGAATAAGGTGGGACAGGACTAAGAAAATAATTAGAGAAATATCATGCTCATTGGCAGGGAAGTGGCAGTACTTCAAGCCAGGGGAAACAAGGAAGCGGAACAAGTTCTCTAAAAAAACAGGGTGCAAAGCATACATGAAGCTGAAGGAAGTGGAGAATGAGGACAGAGAGTATGATGGCAAGGTGATGGTGGAGAATATTAGGCTGTTACACAACCATCCGTTAGCGAAAACACCAACAGTAACAAACCAGATGGAGTGTCACAAGCATAAGGATGAGACGGTGATGGAGCTTGTGGACGAACTAAATACAAGCAATGTGCCAATCAACTGTACGATAAATATGCTGAGCGAGATGCATGGGGGAGAGCAGAACGTCCCACTAACAGCACGTGACATAGGTAACAG GAAAGCAGGTAAGACGCGGGAGGAGAATGCAGATGACATAGGGAAATTGATTGAATTTTTCCGTTACTGTCACGAACAAAATCCACAGTTTTACTGGGACGTTGATTGTGATAAAGATGGatacatcaagaacatgttttGGAGCCATGCAAGCATGCAGGGGGACTATGCGGACTTTGGTGCCAATGATGCAATGACCTTTGACACAACGTATAAGACAAACGCATATGAGATGCCTCTTGCAATGTTTGTTGGATCGAACCATCACAACCAGAACGCTATATTTGGGTGCGCACTTCTACGACACGAAACAATTGATGCCTTCAGATGGTTGTTTGGGACATTCAAGAGGTGCATGGGAGGGAAAACACCAAGATGCATCCTAACAG ATGAAGACCCATCAATGAAGGTGGCAATACCTGAGATGTTCCCGGGTATAGTACATAGGCTGTGCAGATGGCATGTGGTAAATAAAGTGCAGACTAAACTCAATGAGCTGTACGAGCTGCACAAAGAACTGAAAGATGTGTTCAATTCAACCATCAACCATCCACTGACACCAACTGAGTTTGAGAGTGCGTGGGCAGAGATGTTGTCAAGATTCAAACTGCAAGATGACCCGACATTAAGAAGCCTGTACAATATAAGGGAAATGTGGGTAAAGGCATTCTTCAAGCATAAATATTGTGGAAGGATGACATCTACACAACGGAGCGAGAGCACTAACATGATGGTTAAAAACAACTTTGTGAACCACACAACTGTGCTCCATAAATTTGCCAAGCAAATGCTGAAGGTTATCCAAAGGCGGAGAGCGGCCGAGGCCGCAGAGGAATATGGTGGCATG TGCAGAACAGATGAGAGTGGCTGGGGATTTGTTGATCAGCTACGACGGGTGTATACAAGAAGAGTTTTCGAGCAGGTACAGAGGACAGTGACTTCAGCAACAAGGTACCGAATTGACGATGATCCTGTGGGGGGGAAAACCACTACCTG GACATGGGAACACACAG GTTTGTTCTGCGAACATCTGATTCGAGCATTCATGCAAGCACAGGTGGAGAGTATACCAGGGAGCTATATTCTTAGGAGGTACACCAGGAATGCAAGGATGGAACTTCCATTTGACCGACATGATGAGAGATTGGTTGGACCGGATGGGACAACACAGAAATACCGGCAAACAACGCTGCTAGTGGTTGCAATGGCAATTGTTCGTGCAGGAAGCATGTCAAGACCGGCATACGACAAGGCAATGAAAGATCTGAAAATTCTAAGAGGACATATTGAGAACCTACCAGCAGACATTGGACATTCACAAGGAGAAACAAGTACAATTACCTCAAGACAGGGTTGGGAGCAAACATATAGCAGCCAGGCGACAGATGGCATGTGCACagaagaaaatcatgatgaaaACATTCACACTACAACTGTAAATGGAATTATGGAGTCAAGAGCACCACATATAATCAATATGGTCAACCGTGCACCCCCTCCAAAGGCCAAAACCAAGGGACGTAGGGTGGATGAGGGAGAGAAGCGAACACTAGGCGCAAGAGGGCCTAAGAAATGTAACCGAGCTTGCAAGCTTTGTGGAATCGCAAATGGACATAATAGAGGAACCTGTCCAGAAAACCCAAAGAACAAGGACAGGATTGCCAAGCTGAATCAAGGTCCGAGAAAGAGGGGGAGGCCAAAGGGTAGCGGGAAGTCAACGGTGGCAGGCAATAAAAATAAGGTTTACCGGTCGCTGGATGAAGATCTGCACGTGCGTAGAGTTTCTGAGAACTATTCTGAAGAAGAATATTCAGTTGGGGATGAGGAAAATGCAACTACAACGGATGAAGATTCAGAATGA
- the LOC133914070 gene encoding uncharacterized protein LOC133914070: protein MMQRLSDSFQRISKKDFKVFANMRRVPFTEAPVMVNRNDCAFFSMKFIEFFDGEESSLRTSIAPEKSGELRSEMLHYLLFHTLNDIKDMPPEIERFRLSGVPF from the exons ATGATGCAGCGTTTGAGTGATTCTTTTCAGAGGATTTCTAAGAAAGATTTCAAGGTTTTTGCAAACATGAGGCGCGTCCCCTTTACTGAAGCTCCCGTAATGGTTAACAGGAATGACTGCGCCTTCTTCTCTATGAAGTTCATAGAGTTCTTTGACGGAGAGGAGTCTTCACTTCGCACTTCAATTGCGCCC GAGAAGTCTGGTGAGCTCCGATCCGAGATGCTCCATTACTTGTTGTTTCACACTCTGAACGATATAAAAGATATGCCTCCTGAGATCGAGCGGTTCCGGCTATCTGGAGTTCCGTTTTAG